TCGCCGCCGCGACCGACGCCGCCCGCCGCGCCTCCGAGCGCGCCGAGCAGGCGATGCGCGACGCCGACGACGACGTGCGCGGCTACGGAGGCGGCGGCATGGCCGGCGGCTTCGGCTCGCGCAACCCCTACTACCGCGGGCGTCGCGGCGACCGCGGCGGCTTCGACGGCGGCGACATCGGCGGCGGCCTCGGCAACGTCGGCGGCGCCGTCATGGGCGGCGTCCTCGGCTCGGTGCTCGGCAACATCCTCATGGGCGGCTCCCACCACGGCGGTGGCGGCGACTGGGGCGCCTCGGCATCGGGCGGCGACGGCGGCGGCTTCTTCGGAGGCTTCGGCGGCGGCGACGGCGGCGGCTTCACGGGCGGCGGGGGCGACTTCGGCGGCTTCTTCGGAGGCGGCGGCGACTTCGGCGGCTTCGACGGCGGCGGCGGCGACTTCTGAGTCGGCGCGCGCCCCGACCCACCTCATCCATCCAGCATCCAGACCACACGGCACTCGAAAGGGAGACCATGTCCAAGCAGTCCATCTTCGGTCGCATCGCCCAGCTCACCCGCGCGAACATCAACGCGCTCCTCGACCAGGCCGAGGACCCCGCGAAGATGCTCGACCAGCTCGTGCGCGACTACACGAACTCCATCGCCGAGGCCGAGCAGGCCATCGCACAGACCATCGGCAACCTGCGCATGCAGGAGCAGGACTACCAGGAGGACGTGCGCGCCTCGCAGGACTGGGGTCGCAAGGCGCTCGCCGCGAGCCAGAAGGCCGACGACCTGCGCCAGCAGGGCTCGCCCGACGCCGACAAGTTCGACAACCTCGCCAAGGTGGCGCTGTCGAAGCAGATGCAGTCGGAGTCGGAGGCGCGCTCGGCCGAGCCGTCGATCCGCCAGCAGACCGAGGTCGTCGACAAGCTGAAGAGCGGCCTCGACACCATGAAGCAGAAGCTCGACGAGCTGAAGTCGAAGCGCTCCGAGCTCATCGCCCGTCAGAAGACCGCGCAGGCGCAGGCGCAGGTGCACGACGCGATCACGTCGATCGACATCATGGACCCGACGAGCGAGATCGGCCGCTTCGAGGAGAAGATCCGCCGCGAGGAGGCGAAGGTGCTCGGCCAGCAGGAGCTCGCCGCCTCGAGCCTCGACGCGCAGTTCGAGGCGCTCGAGAACCACGACCGCGACATCGAGATCGAGGCGCGCCTCGCCGAGCTGAAGGCCGGTCGCCAGCAGGCCGTCACGTCGGGCCAGCAGCAGTCGGCCGTGACCGACGGCACGGTCGACGCGGAGGTCGTCGACCGCTGATCCGCGGCACGGATGCGAGGGGGCGCGCCTGCGGGTGCGCCCCTTCGTCGCCTCCTGGACGCTGCTCCGCGAGACCCTTTCGAGGCTCGCTTCGCTCGCACCTCAAGGGCCGGTGGGGAGGGCGCGCCGCGACGAGGCGTCACCAATGACCGCTCCTTGAGGTGCGAACGGAGTGAGCCTCGAATGGTGCCCACCGATGACTTCGGCGGATGAGCCCCGAGCCCTCAGTCGGCGCCCAGCGCCCGGTAGACCTCGTCGAGCCGCTCCGCCGACGCCTGCCACGTCCTGCGCTCGACCTCGATGCGCGCGGACGCCGACAGCTCCGACAGCGCGACGGGGTCGTCGATGAGCCGCCGGCACGCCGCCGCCCACGCCGCCGGGTCGCGCCCCTCGACGAGCACGCCCGTCGACCCGTGCGCGACCGACTCGGGCAGCCCGCCGACGTCGGCGGCGACGACGGGCGTGCCGCACGCGGCGGCCTCGAGCGCGACGATGCCGAACGTCTCGGCTCGGCTCGGCACGACCACGAGGCTCGCGGCCCCGAGCAGGCGCGCGAGGTCGGGGCGATCGAGCGAGCCGATGCGGCGCACGCGATCCTCGACGCCCAGCTCGACCGCGATCGCCACGAGCTCGTCGACGAACGACTCGTCGCCCGGCGGCGCCTCGCCCGCGATCGCGAGCACGGCGTCGTCGAGGTGCTCGAGCATTCGCACCGCGAGGTCCTGCCCCTTCGTCGACTGCACGCGACCCGCGACGACGACGAGCGCCTCGTGGTCGCGCACGCCGAGCCGCGAGCGCACGTCGTCGCGCACGTCGAACCCGGGCGGCGTGAACGCCTCGACGTCGACGCCGGGCCGCACGAGCCAGATGCGCGACGCGTCGACGTGCAGGCCGTCGATGAGCGTGTCGGCCTCGGCGTTCGACACCGCGACGACCGCATCCGCCTCGAGCCCGAGGTAGCGCTCGGTGAGGCGACGACGCTCGGGCTCCACAGCGCCTCCGGCCGTCTTCTGCACCGCGAGCGTGTGGAACGTCTGCACGAGCGGCACGCCCAGCGCGAGGCTCACGGGCAGCGCCGCGAGGCCCGAGAGCCAGTAGTGGGCGTGGATGACGTCGTACGGCTCGTCGGCGTCGACCGCGACGCGCTGCAGCTGCTCGCCGAACTCGTCGGCGAGGTTCGGCAGGTCGTGCTTGCGCACCGCGCCCCCGCCGGTCTCGAGCGCGAACAGCGTGACGCCGGCCGTGAGCCGCTTCGTCCACCGCGTGCCGGCCGCGCGTGTGAACAGGTCGACGCGATGCCCGCGAGCCGCGAGCGCCTTCGCCGTCTCGAGCACGTACACGTTCATGCCACCGGCGTCACCCGACCCCGGCCGGTCTGCGGGCGACGTGTGCATCGACACCATCGCGATCCGCATGGGCGTCAGCGTAGCCCGTGCTGCACGCGACCCGCACGGATGCTGGGCGCAGCAGCGTGCATCCGAGTACCGTCGCAGCCATGGGACTGCGCTCCATCGGTCATGCCACGGGTCGCGCCGCGCACACGGCGCTCCAGCCGGTGCAGCGCGCGCTGTTCTCGCGCCCCGTCGCCGTGCCCGGGTACCACCTGGCGACGCAGGCGGCGCTCGCGTGGGGTCGCCTGCTCGGTGGCGAGGTGCGGCGCGAGGGCGAGCTGCACGTCGTCTCGGGGCTGCCGACGTGGGCGTTCGGCCGCGGCGGCACGACCGTGGGCGCGACGTTCCTCACGCATGCGAACGTGTCGGCCGACGTGCTCGCGCACGAGGAGGTGCACCGGCAGCAGTGGCTGCGGTACGGCCTCGCGTTCATCCCCATGTACTACGCCGCCGGCATCGACGCGCTCACGAACCGGTACGA
The sequence above is a segment of the Agrococcus jejuensis genome. Coding sequences within it:
- a CDS encoding glycosyltransferase; this encodes MRIAMVSMHTSPADRPGSGDAGGMNVYVLETAKALAARGHRVDLFTRAAGTRWTKRLTAGVTLFALETGGGAVRKHDLPNLADEFGEQLQRVAVDADEPYDVIHAHYWLSGLAALPVSLALGVPLVQTFHTLAVQKTAGGAVEPERRRLTERYLGLEADAVVAVSNAEADTLIDGLHVDASRIWLVRPGVDVEAFTPPGFDVRDDVRSRLGVRDHEALVVVAGRVQSTKGQDLAVRMLEHLDDAVLAIAGEAPPGDESFVDELVAIAVELGVEDRVRRIGSLDRPDLARLLGAASLVVVPSRAETFGIVALEAAACGTPVVAADVGGLPESVAHGSTGVLVEGRDPAAWAAACRRLIDDPVALSELSASARIEVERRTWQASAERLDEVYRALGAD
- a CDS encoding PspA/IM30 family protein — encoded protein: MSKQSIFGRIAQLTRANINALLDQAEDPAKMLDQLVRDYTNSIAEAEQAIAQTIGNLRMQEQDYQEDVRASQDWGRKALAASQKADDLRQQGSPDADKFDNLAKVALSKQMQSESEARSAEPSIRQQTEVVDKLKSGLDTMKQKLDELKSKRSELIARQKTAQAQAQVHDAITSIDIMDPTSEIGRFEEKIRREEAKVLGQQELAASSLDAQFEALENHDRDIEIEARLAELKAGRQQAVTSGQQQSAVTDGTVDAEVVDR